The following proteins are co-located in the Vallicoccus soli genome:
- a CDS encoding MBL fold metallo-hydrolase — MMARIERVVTSGVFSIDGEDFDVENNVWIVGDDEEVVVVDAAHDAQAILAAVGERDVLAVVCTHGHNDHIGAAVEVAEATGSEIALHPADGMFWEQVHPDDVPDIEMAEGGWFDVAGVRLDVLHTPGHSPGAVSLHVPDLEVVFTGDTLFQGGPGATGRSHSDFPTILASIKEKLLVLPNHTRVLTGHGDETTIGAEAPDYDAWVARGH; from the coding sequence CTGATGGCGCGCATCGAGCGGGTCGTGACGAGCGGGGTCTTCTCGATCGACGGCGAGGACTTCGACGTCGAGAACAACGTGTGGATCGTCGGCGACGACGAGGAGGTCGTGGTCGTCGACGCCGCGCACGACGCGCAGGCGATCCTCGCCGCCGTCGGCGAGCGGGACGTGCTGGCGGTGGTCTGCACCCACGGGCACAACGACCACATCGGCGCCGCCGTGGAGGTCGCGGAGGCGACGGGCTCGGAGATCGCGCTGCACCCGGCGGACGGGATGTTCTGGGAGCAGGTGCACCCCGACGACGTCCCGGACATCGAGATGGCCGAGGGCGGCTGGTTCGACGTCGCCGGCGTGCGCCTCGACGTGCTGCACACGCCCGGCCACTCGCCCGGGGCGGTCTCGCTGCACGTCCCGGACCTCGAGGTCGTCTTCACCGGCGACACCCTGTTCCAGGGCGGGCCCGGGGCGACGGGGCGCTCGCACTCGGACTTCCCGACGATCCTCGCGTCGATCAAGGAGAAGCTGCTCGTCCTGCCGAACCACACGCGGGTGCTGACCGGGCACGGCGACGAGACGACCATCGGCGCCGAGGCGCCCGACTACGACGCCTGGGTCGCCCGCGGGCACTGA